Proteins from a genomic interval of Kribbella aluminosa:
- a CDS encoding bifunctional 4-hydroxy-2-oxoglutarate aldolase/2-dehydro-3-deoxy-phosphogluconate aldolase encodes MTELSMANADEWFDRALATTHVMAILRGFSPKRTVELAERAWAAGIQAVEVPAQGPVSLRALQATAEAARSAGAIAGAGTVVCAEGVAEVRDAGAMFTVAPGFDPVVSAASLAAGMPHLPGVATPTEVQRAQAFGHRWLKLFPASVLGVAVIAAMRGPFPEVSFVATGGVGVHNAKEFLDSGALAVSLGASFADAAESELADLIGRDVP; translated from the coding sequence ATGACTGAACTGTCCATGGCGAACGCCGATGAGTGGTTCGACCGTGCATTGGCGACCACCCACGTGATGGCGATCCTCCGCGGGTTTTCGCCCAAGCGCACTGTCGAGCTGGCCGAGCGGGCGTGGGCCGCCGGTATCCAAGCCGTCGAGGTACCTGCGCAGGGCCCGGTTTCCTTGCGTGCCTTGCAGGCCACGGCCGAAGCCGCTCGCTCGGCTGGAGCGATTGCCGGTGCCGGAACGGTCGTGTGTGCCGAAGGGGTCGCTGAAGTCCGCGACGCCGGTGCGATGTTCACGGTCGCGCCGGGGTTCGATCCGGTCGTGTCCGCGGCGAGCCTGGCCGCCGGCATGCCGCATCTTCCCGGCGTGGCTACCCCGACCGAAGTTCAACGGGCACAGGCGTTCGGGCACCGCTGGCTGAAGCTGTTCCCGGCGTCTGTGCTCGGAGTGGCCGTGATCGCGGCAATGCGCGGGCCGTTTCCCGAGGTGTCCTTCGTGGCGACTGGTGGTGTCGGTGTTCACAACGCAAAGGAGTTCCTGGACTCCGGTGCGCTCGCGGTCTCGCTCGGTGCCTCGTTCGCCGACGCGGCGGAGTCCGAGCTGGCCGATCTGATCGGGAGGGACGTGCCATGA
- a CDS encoding mandelate racemase/muconate lactonizing enzyme family protein, translating to MTQGLPAPEDRAEHPGTVRIATVEAIPLTASFADLYPGETVPDWLVHPAASHRTLRRSGQFSTLIVLTATNGLQGIGECYGLPSPAVTSRIVDEIIAPLVIGEDALAIDVIWSKVFGAMSGGGHLRGFYLEAMSGVDIALWDLKGKALGLPIHRLLGGPHRELVPVYASPVPMCSDPDQSARMARNFVDQGFRALKLKLGRGRNTDLAHARAVRAAIGDDIELLVDLNCAYTSDIALPIGLALAELGITWFEEPLAVDDLAGYQRLRSHLPMSLVNGETLFTRYDFREYLVGGAVDVIMPNVARAGGLSESLKIAALAGAFHVDVAPHGVGSAVGVAASLHLSAAIPNFRTFEFNQLPNPLRDSLTVAPFQLVDGCLPVPEGPGLGIELDWDRVAGWRTDGR from the coding sequence GTGACCCAAGGCCTTCCCGCCCCCGAAGACCGCGCCGAACACCCCGGCACGGTCCGGATCGCCACCGTCGAAGCGATCCCGCTGACCGCTTCGTTCGCCGACCTCTACCCCGGGGAGACCGTCCCGGACTGGCTCGTCCATCCCGCCGCAAGCCACCGGACGCTGCGCCGCTCCGGCCAGTTCAGCACCTTGATCGTGCTGACTGCCACCAACGGCCTGCAGGGCATCGGCGAGTGCTACGGGCTCCCCAGCCCCGCGGTCACCAGCCGGATCGTCGACGAGATCATCGCCCCGCTGGTCATCGGCGAGGACGCGCTCGCGATCGACGTCATCTGGTCGAAGGTCTTCGGCGCGATGAGCGGCGGCGGCCACCTACGCGGTTTCTACCTCGAGGCCATGAGCGGGGTCGACATCGCCCTGTGGGACCTCAAGGGAAAGGCCCTCGGGCTGCCGATCCACCGGCTCCTCGGCGGCCCGCACCGCGAACTCGTCCCGGTGTACGCCAGCCCGGTACCGATGTGCTCCGACCCGGACCAGTCGGCCCGGATGGCCCGCAACTTCGTCGACCAGGGCTTCCGGGCGCTCAAACTCAAGCTGGGCCGCGGGCGGAACACCGATCTCGCTCATGCCCGCGCTGTCCGAGCAGCGATCGGCGACGACATCGAACTGCTGGTCGACCTCAACTGCGCCTACACCAGCGATATCGCCCTGCCGATCGGTCTCGCGCTCGCCGAACTCGGGATCACCTGGTTCGAAGAGCCGTTGGCCGTCGACGACCTGGCCGGATACCAGAGGCTGCGCAGCCACCTGCCGATGAGCCTCGTCAACGGCGAGACGCTGTTCACCCGCTACGACTTCCGGGAATACCTCGTCGGCGGAGCGGTCGACGTGATCATGCCGAACGTCGCCCGGGCCGGCGGCCTCTCGGAGTCGCTGAAGATCGCCGCCCTGGCGGGTGCCTTCCACGTCGACGTGGCACCGCACGGCGTCGGGTCGGCCGTCGGCGTCGCAGCCAGCCTGCACCTGTCGGCCGCGATACCGAACTTCCGGACGTTCGAGTTCAACCAACTGCCGAACCCGCTGCGCGACTCGCTCACCGTCGCGCCGTTCCAGCTCGTCGACGGCTGCCTTCCGGTCCCCGAGGGCCCCGGCCTGGGCATCGAGCTCGACTGGGACCGCGTCGCCGGCTGGCGGACCGACGGACGCTGA
- a CDS encoding sugar ABC transporter substrate-binding protein, which translates to MSTTRFGRLPTVLGLALGTAMLAAGCSGGGGSAAPAPGTDSKLQDFTFTSWYYGEDAQKALITTEADGFTKDKGIKAQLSSYPFAEYRNQVLLRARSHDLKGAAQLDIADLNSLSQLGVLADLGAYAKSGGYTEAALKSGQIDGKQLGLPWYTGSIGLVSNQALLQKAGVTSAPKTIADFEAALKKIKALGGDYVPYAMTTKPETIKDVIPWFRTFGSPIVDGDQIKVNDAGAVEALTWLKSLLDQKLISLNIGRPEARTLFSQGRTAFFDDANQVRGTIKNQAKDQTLLQNTVPIARPVKQAGDTPQSLAWGGLVVVFKDGPAGTAAKFAGYLTSDTPTAINRYKAIGSAPTTQAALDSPAFKSDPYSSAWQTAITANAQPDPLWQFPAYGQMESALAAHVQAALIGKETPQQALDAANGEMQALVKK; encoded by the coding sequence ATGTCAACAACGAGATTCGGCCGGCTGCCAACGGTCCTCGGTCTCGCACTCGGTACCGCGATGCTCGCGGCCGGCTGCTCCGGTGGCGGCGGCTCCGCCGCCCCGGCGCCCGGCACGGACAGCAAGCTCCAGGACTTCACGTTCACCAGCTGGTACTACGGCGAGGACGCGCAGAAGGCCCTGATCACAACCGAGGCCGACGGCTTCACCAAGGACAAGGGCATCAAGGCGCAGCTCTCGTCGTACCCCTTCGCCGAATACCGCAACCAGGTGCTGCTGCGGGCCCGGAGCCATGACCTCAAGGGCGCGGCCCAACTCGACATCGCGGACCTCAACTCGCTGTCCCAGCTCGGAGTTCTCGCGGACCTCGGCGCGTACGCGAAGTCCGGTGGCTACACCGAGGCGGCCCTCAAGTCCGGTCAGATCGACGGCAAGCAACTCGGCCTGCCCTGGTACACCGGATCGATCGGCCTCGTCAGCAACCAGGCACTGCTGCAGAAGGCCGGCGTAACGTCCGCACCGAAGACGATCGCCGACTTCGAAGCGGCCCTGAAGAAGATCAAGGCCCTCGGCGGCGACTATGTCCCGTACGCGATGACGACGAAACCCGAAACCATCAAGGACGTCATTCCGTGGTTCCGTACCTTCGGCTCGCCGATCGTCGACGGTGACCAGATCAAGGTGAACGACGCCGGCGCAGTGGAAGCGCTCACCTGGCTCAAGTCGCTGCTCGACCAGAAGCTGATCAGCCTCAACATCGGCCGGCCCGAAGCCCGCACCTTGTTCAGCCAAGGCCGGACCGCGTTCTTCGACGACGCCAACCAGGTCCGCGGCACGATCAAGAACCAGGCGAAGGACCAGACGCTGCTGCAGAACACCGTACCGATCGCGCGGCCGGTCAAGCAGGCCGGCGACACCCCGCAGTCCCTCGCGTGGGGCGGCCTCGTGGTCGTCTTCAAGGACGGCCCGGCCGGCACCGCCGCGAAGTTCGCCGGATACCTGACCAGCGACACCCCAACGGCGATCAACCGGTACAAGGCCATCGGCTCCGCACCGACCACCCAGGCCGCACTCGACTCGCCGGCGTTCAAGTCCGACCCGTACAGCTCCGCCTGGCAGACGGCGATCACGGCCAACGCCCAGCCGGACCCCCTGTGGCAGTTCCCGGCGTACGGCCAGATGGAGAGCGCACTCGCCGCGCACGTCCAGGCCGCGCTGATCGGCAAGGAGACCCCGCAACAGGCACTGGACGCCGCGAACGGCGAGATGCAGGCACTGGTGAAGAAGTGA
- a CDS encoding carbohydrate ABC transporter permease, with protein MTIAPLPRSTFGRRRPGGPTDESGPVRWLRRTSLTFIALFGLAPAYWLVTTAIKPDGDVFEFPPRLIPSSLTLSHLSTVLGNHDVLRYLVNSLLVSSVTALGSVAIGSYCAYSFSKFRYRGRRTIMLTFLVSQLFPHVLLLTTMYALFSALGLLNTYLVLIIAFTTFTLPLCVWMLKGVFDGIPDEIIEAAKIDGAGQGVIIHRILLPLVRPGLVAAGMFAFIRGWNDFVFALTLSGDSTRTLPPGLVNTYLSESSNRWPELMAASLVCSLPVVLIFLLLQRHFVAGLSSGAVKA; from the coding sequence ATGACCATCGCACCGCTCCCCCGGAGCACGTTCGGACGGCGCCGGCCGGGTGGCCCGACGGACGAGTCCGGCCCAGTACGGTGGCTGCGCCGTACGTCGCTGACCTTCATCGCGCTCTTCGGTCTCGCGCCGGCCTACTGGCTGGTGACGACCGCGATCAAACCCGACGGCGACGTCTTCGAGTTCCCGCCGCGGCTGATCCCCAGCTCGCTGACACTGAGCCATCTGTCGACGGTGCTGGGCAACCACGACGTACTGCGTTATCTCGTCAACAGCCTGCTCGTCTCATCGGTCACGGCGCTCGGAAGTGTTGCCATCGGCAGCTACTGCGCCTACTCGTTCTCCAAGTTCCGTTATCGCGGCCGCCGGACGATCATGCTCACGTTCCTCGTGTCGCAACTGTTCCCGCACGTGCTGCTGCTGACCACGATGTACGCCTTGTTCAGTGCCCTCGGGCTGCTGAACACATACCTCGTGCTGATCATCGCCTTCACCACTTTCACGCTGCCGCTGTGCGTCTGGATGCTCAAGGGAGTGTTCGACGGCATTCCCGACGAGATCATCGAGGCGGCGAAGATCGACGGCGCCGGCCAAGGTGTCATCATCCACCGGATCCTGCTGCCCCTCGTCCGGCCGGGCCTGGTCGCAGCCGGGATGTTCGCGTTCATCCGCGGCTGGAACGACTTCGTCTTCGCGCTCACGCTGTCCGGCGACAGCACCCGGACCTTGCCGCCGGGACTCGTCAACACCTACCTCAGCGAATCGAGCAACCGCTGGCCCGAGCTGATGGCCGCATCACTCGTCTGCTCGCTGCCTGTCGTGCTCATCTTCCTGCTCCTGCAGCGCCACTTCGTCGCCGGTCTCAGCTCCGGCGCCGTCAAGGCCTGA
- a CDS encoding carbohydrate ABC transporter permease produces MSDRVQLTIPGGRSAVSRPSVPRRARRQVFPVLLVLPAVTLLTAVLIYPLIGAVIDAFFDHNLLVSGRTFTGLDNLASAAKDLWPLLRTTLLFAVPATLLPFLIGLVAALGLNQRMRGRGILRSVLLVPWILPGVVVSFLWLWIFDANYGVLNGVLRSIGLIDSNVGWLDSGTGALLAVVVARCWSTFPWMMVMLLAGLQALPAGAIEAAHVDGANALQRFRFITWPSLRPVAGVVVLLEFMWNFQHFDTIYVLTGGGPARATTTFSLAVYETAFKGFDLGKASAIGLLWLAFLLPIVLIYLRITENKS; encoded by the coding sequence ATGTCTGACCGAGTCCAACTGACGATTCCCGGTGGTCGCTCCGCCGTGTCGCGACCGAGCGTGCCGCGGCGAGCACGACGCCAGGTCTTTCCGGTCTTGCTCGTCCTGCCGGCAGTGACGCTGCTGACCGCCGTCCTGATCTACCCGTTGATCGGTGCTGTGATCGATGCGTTCTTCGACCACAACCTGCTGGTCTCCGGCCGTACCTTCACCGGCCTCGACAACCTGGCCAGTGCGGCCAAGGACCTCTGGCCCCTCCTCCGTACGACGCTGCTCTTCGCCGTCCCGGCCACGCTCCTGCCGTTCCTGATCGGTCTGGTGGCCGCGCTCGGACTCAACCAGCGGATGCGCGGTCGCGGGATTCTTCGCTCGGTGCTGCTGGTGCCGTGGATCCTTCCAGGCGTCGTGGTGTCGTTCCTGTGGCTATGGATCTTCGACGCGAACTACGGCGTACTCAACGGGGTACTGCGCTCGATCGGGCTGATCGACTCGAACGTCGGCTGGCTGGACTCAGGCACCGGTGCGTTGCTGGCGGTCGTCGTCGCACGGTGCTGGTCCACGTTCCCCTGGATGATGGTGATGTTGCTGGCCGGCCTCCAGGCCCTCCCTGCCGGTGCGATCGAGGCCGCCCACGTCGACGGCGCGAACGCCCTGCAGCGCTTTCGGTTCATCACCTGGCCCTCGCTGCGCCCGGTGGCCGGCGTCGTCGTGCTGCTCGAGTTCATGTGGAACTTCCAGCACTTCGACACCATCTACGTGCTCACCGGCGGCGGGCCTGCCAGGGCGACCACGACGTTCTCGCTCGCGGTGTACGAAACCGCGTTCAAGGGGTTCGACCTCGGCAAGGCGAGCGCGATCGGCCTGCTCTGGCTGGCGTTCCTGCTCCCGATCGTCCTCATCTACCTGCGCATCACGGAGAACAAGTCATGA
- a CDS encoding GntR family transcriptional regulator produces MADGDTSGRLVVRTKTELIRDRLEAQIIEGQLEPGARIVLDELARELGVSKIPIREALSSLESQGLVVQSPHSGPRVAPLSLREFQAIYLLREEVEALVARLAATKIDDAELTRMREINARMRAMLGSGDGAALADLNTQFHLAIAKATTYQSLVDAVTQSLRSVRRYRAVIDKLATNWPAAVDEHDKVLTALESRDPVRVEKAVRGHVRSQRQSEVTTDDTETD; encoded by the coding sequence ATGGCAGACGGCGACACCAGTGGGCGTCTGGTGGTTCGGACGAAGACCGAGCTGATCCGGGATCGGCTCGAGGCGCAGATCATCGAGGGGCAGTTGGAGCCCGGCGCGCGGATCGTGCTCGACGAGCTCGCCCGTGAGCTGGGCGTCTCGAAGATCCCGATCCGGGAAGCGCTGTCGAGTCTGGAGTCGCAGGGGCTGGTGGTGCAGTCACCGCATTCGGGTCCGCGGGTGGCGCCGCTGTCGCTGCGCGAGTTCCAGGCGATCTACCTCCTCCGGGAAGAGGTCGAAGCCCTGGTCGCCCGGCTGGCCGCGACCAAGATCGACGACGCCGAGCTCACCCGGATGCGGGAGATCAACGCGAGGATGCGAGCCATGCTCGGCTCCGGAGACGGTGCCGCCCTCGCCGACCTCAACACGCAGTTCCATCTGGCGATCGCGAAGGCGACCACCTATCAGTCCTTGGTGGACGCGGTGACCCAGTCGCTCCGGTCGGTCCGCCGCTACCGGGCGGTGATCGACAAGCTGGCCACCAACTGGCCGGCCGCCGTCGACGAGCACGACAAGGTCCTGACGGCGCTGGAGTCCCGAGACCCGGTCCGCGTCGAGAAAGCCGTCCGCGGTCACGTCCGAAGCCAACGCCAGAGCGAAGTCACCACCGACGACACCGAGACCGACTGA
- a CDS encoding alkaline phosphatase family protein: MVRRKLLTAAAAAVAVVAAGIPLTASPADAAGSVPRFDHIVVVIHENQPASAIYGSSSAPYINSLAAGGAKMTQSFGVTHPSEGNYLALFSGSTQGISGDPCPLSYSAPNLGSELIGAGLTFSEYSESMPSTGYTACASPDNQYQRARNPAVDFTNVPAADNKPFSSFPTDFSTLPTVSFVTANMCNSMHNCSVATGDAWTKNKLDAYARWATTHNSLLIVTFDEDDFTTVNQIATVFSGAHVRPGSYGEHINHYNVLRTIEDSYDLPHAGSAATATPITDIWGNTLASGGIYQLSRTGNTQLIDDPNSSTTAGIQLIVWHNNSGTNQKWTATANPDGSYSFKNSASGQCLDDAGSSTAPGGRIIQWPCTGNDNQHWGMTANGSGTSLVSKISGLAIQAGGTADGSLLTQESGTGTAWTFTKVG, from the coding sequence ATGGTTCGCCGGAAGTTGTTGACGGCCGCAGCGGCGGCCGTCGCCGTTGTGGCGGCGGGAATTCCACTCACGGCATCACCGGCTGACGCAGCCGGTTCTGTGCCGCGTTTCGACCACATCGTCGTTGTCATTCACGAGAATCAACCGGCGTCGGCGATCTACGGGAGTTCGAGTGCGCCGTACATCAATTCGCTGGCAGCAGGTGGGGCGAAAATGACGCAGTCGTTCGGCGTCACCCACCCCAGTGAAGGCAACTACCTCGCACTGTTCTCCGGGTCCACCCAGGGGATTTCAGGTGACCCGTGCCCGCTGAGTTACTCGGCCCCGAACCTGGGCTCGGAGCTCATCGGGGCGGGATTGACGTTCTCCGAGTACTCGGAAAGCATGCCGTCGACCGGGTACACCGCGTGCGCAAGCCCAGACAACCAGTACCAGCGCGCCCGCAACCCAGCGGTCGACTTCACCAACGTCCCGGCGGCCGACAACAAGCCATTCTCGTCCTTCCCGACCGACTTCAGCACCCTGCCCACCGTCTCCTTCGTGACCGCAAACATGTGCAACTCGATGCACAACTGCTCGGTCGCAACCGGAGACGCCTGGACAAAGAACAAGCTCGACGCCTACGCACGCTGGGCCACGACGCACAACAGCCTGCTGATCGTCACATTCGACGAAGACGACTTCACCACGGTGAATCAGATCGCGACCGTGTTCTCCGGCGCGCACGTACGACCGGGTTCCTACGGTGAACACATCAATCATTACAACGTTCTCCGCACAATCGAGGATTCCTACGATCTCCCGCATGCCGGCTCGGCCGCAACCGCCACGCCGATCACCGACATCTGGGGCAACACACTGGCCTCCGGTGGCATCTACCAGCTCAGCCGGACCGGTAACACACAACTGATCGACGACCCGAACTCCTCGACGACCGCTGGGATCCAGCTGATCGTCTGGCACAACAACAGTGGCACCAACCAGAAATGGACCGCAACCGCCAACCCCGACGGCAGCTATTCGTTCAAGAACTCGGCCTCCGGGCAATGTCTGGACGACGCCGGCTCGTCGACAGCACCCGGCGGCAGGATCATTCAGTGGCCGTGCACCGGCAACGACAACCAGCACTGGGGAATGACTGCCAACGGCTCCGGCACATCACTGGTCAGCAAGATCAGCGGTCTGGCGATCCAGGCCGGAGGCACTGCCGACGGCAGCCTGCTTACCCAGGAGTCCGGCACCGGGACCGCCTGGACATTCACCAAGGTCGGCTGA